The Thermotoga caldifontis AZM44c09 genomic interval AAGAGGAACACGATCTTCGTCGAAGAGCCGGTTGAAAATCCTGAGGATAGATGCCAGCTCGTCCGTGTCGAACCGAAGCAGGCCGGTGCGAAACTTGAGGAAGCGAAGATCATCGTTTCCGTGGGTAAGGGACTGCGTAAGAAGGAGAACGTGGAGCTGGCGTTCAGACTGGCAAGTTTAGTGAAAGGTGCCGTTGGTGCTTCGCGCGCCGTTGTGGATGCCAGGTGGCTCTCGCACGATCATCAGGTGGGTTTGAGCGGAAAGACGGTGAAACCGAAGATCTACATAGCGGCGGGCATATCCGGTGCTGTTCAGCACCTGGCAGGCATGCAGACTTCAGAGATCGTAGTCGCCATAAACAAAGACAGGCACGCCCCCATATTCAGAGTTGCCGACATCGGAATAGTTGCCGACGCGAGCTGGGCGCTGAGTGAGCTCATAAGAAGGCTGGAGCGTGATGATGATGGATCTCGTCGATGAACTAATGCGGCTTTTTGGAAGCGAGAACGTGAAGTTCGATCACGAAGAGATCGAAAAATACTCCCGCGACGAGACGAGTGGTGTTGAAGGCGAAATTCCCCTGGCGGTGGTGTTCCCCACCAGCACCGAGCAGGTGTCACAGCTGATGAGATGGGCAAACGAAAGAAGAGTGGCCGTCGTACCGCGCGGGGCAGGAACGGGCCTTTCCGGCGGTGCGATACCGACGAAGAATTCCGTAGTGGTTTCCTTAGAAAGGATGAACAGGATCATCGAGCTCGACGAAAGGAACATGACGATCGTTGTCGAACCGGGAGTCATCACGGGGGAAATCCAGAAGATCGCCGAGGAGCATGGCCTGTACTACGCAGGCGATCCTGCGAGCAGTGAGAGCTCTTCCATAGGTGGAAACGTCGCCGAAAACGCCGGAGGGGTGAAGGTCATAAAGTACGGCCCGACAGCTTTCCACGTGCTGGGCCTTGAGGTCGTTCTTCCTACGGGTGAAGTCGTTCACTTCGGTGGAAAGACGCTCAAGAACGTTACGGGCTACGACATGGTCAGACTGTTCGTTGGCAGTGAAGGCACGCTCGGTATCGTGACGAAGATCGTTCTCAGACTCGTACCCAGGCCGAAGTATGCCGCGGTTCTTTTGGTCCCGTTCGGCGGCATCGAGGATGCTCTACTGTGTGTTCCGAAGCTGCTTTCTCAGTCCGGTTTGCTCCCGGCCTCGATCGAGTTCATGGATAGGTATTCCAGCGAGATGGCTTCAAGGTTCCTGAATGAAAGCATACCCAATCCTGAAGCCGAATGCCACCTCATCTTCGAACTCGAATCGAGCGACAAACAGAATCTGGTGAAGGAATACATCGAGCTTGGAGAAACACTGATGCAGATGAACGCCACAGAAGTCTACATCGCAGATGACAGGACACAGAGAATGAAGATCTGGCGTTTCAGGAAAGCCATAGCTGAGGGTATCATCGCCTTCAGACCTGTACACTGCATGGAAGACGTTGTGGTTCCCACCGCGAACATGCCGAAGCTCATCGTATCAACTTACCAGATAGCGCAAAAACGTGGTCTTGAAGTTCTCAACTTCGGACACGTTGGAGATGGGAACGTCCACGTGACGTTCCTGAAACCGGAAAGAATGCAGAACGCCGTGTGGGAGCAAGCCCTGGAGGAAGCGCTCGAAGAGCTTTACAGGACCACCGTGCAGCTCGAAGGAAGCCTCACGGGCGAACACGGGGTGGGGTTGAAGCGGAAGAAGTATTTGAGGATGTTCCTCGGTGAGAAAGAGATAGAACTGATGAAACGTCTCAAGAGCCTCTTCGATCCGAACAACATCCTCAACCCTGGGAAGATTTTCCCGGATTGAAAAAAGAAAAAACGCAGAGTCTGCGTGAGAAAGATGAAGAATAAAAAACTTCAGCGCAGATTCCGACCAGATTTCACTGAAAACGCTGGCCAGATGGGTTTGACCAGCTCCGGGCTTTGCTGGTAGTCTCATTCTTGGTACTGAATCTGGTATTAGAAAGGTATACCAAAAGAAGGGGATACCGTGCGGAGAGATCTGGGTGATCTGAAAGAAAAGATCTATCTCGATCTCCGCGAGAAGATCCTCAGCGAAGAGATCAAACCTGGCGAATGGATCGTCGAGAGAAAGCTCACCGAGGTCTACGGTGTGAGCAGGACTCCCATAAGGGAAGTTCTGCGCATGCTCATGGAAGACGGCCTGATAGAGCTGAACGGCAAGAAGGGCTACACCGTTCGAAAGCTCACACTCGAAGACTTCGTGGAGATATACACGGCGAGGGAGGCGATCGAGGGCGCCGCGGCACGGCTGGCCTGCAGAAACCGGAACGAAGAACTGATCCAGAAGCTCCAGAAGCTCAAACAGGAGCTCGAGCTCGTCGATATCGACAGCGATCCAGCTAAGGGTGTTGCGCTCGGAAGACAGCTTCACGATCTGCTCATAGAGTACAGCGGGAACAGGATCTTGAAGAAGTTTTACGAAAAACTCAGATTGCTCACCAACATGACGCGGAACATCACCAAAAGGTCTGTAGACATAGAGAAGAAATCCAGAGACGAACACATCCAGATCATCGAAGCTGTTCTCAAAGGCGACGAGACTGAGGCAGAAGATTTGTTGAGAAAACATCTGCGTCGCACACTCTCGTCCGTGATCGAGACGTACTATTCC includes:
- a CDS encoding GntR family transcriptional regulator — encoded protein: MRRDLGDLKEKIYLDLREKILSEEIKPGEWIVERKLTEVYGVSRTPIREVLRMLMEDGLIELNGKKGYTVRKLTLEDFVEIYTAREAIEGAAARLACRNRNEELIQKLQKLKQELELVDIDSDPAKGVALGRQLHDLLIEYSGNRILKKFYEKLRLLTNMTRNITKRSVDIEKKSRDEHIQIIEAVLKGDETEAEDLLRKHLRRTLSSVIETYYSSIMKHARA
- a CDS encoding FAD-binding oxidoreductase, coding for MMMDLVDELMRLFGSENVKFDHEEIEKYSRDETSGVEGEIPLAVVFPTSTEQVSQLMRWANERRVAVVPRGAGTGLSGGAIPTKNSVVVSLERMNRIIELDERNMTIVVEPGVITGEIQKIAEEHGLYYAGDPASSESSSIGGNVAENAGGVKVIKYGPTAFHVLGLEVVLPTGEVVHFGGKTLKNVTGYDMVRLFVGSEGTLGIVTKIVLRLVPRPKYAAVLLVPFGGIEDALLCVPKLLSQSGLLPASIEFMDRYSSEMASRFLNESIPNPEAECHLIFELESSDKQNLVKEYIELGETLMQMNATEVYIADDRTQRMKIWRFRKAIAEGIIAFRPVHCMEDVVVPTANMPKLIVSTYQIAQKRGLEVLNFGHVGDGNVHVTFLKPERMQNAVWEQALEEALEELYRTTVQLEGSLTGEHGVGLKRKKYLRMFLGEKEIELMKRLKSLFDPNNILNPGKIFPD